One Sanguibacter sp. HDW7 DNA window includes the following coding sequences:
- a CDS encoding ABC transporter permease: MMRAVRLEVAKFFSTRMWWVLLILMGGYMALLAGGMGFAFTAAPESVSGGAGTGTPAADPLATARAVYAVGTTLGYVFPAIIGTLAVTGDLRHRTIVPTLLADPSRTRLLVAKHLGALPVGIAYGLVGSLAALGAGAALITLGGGDPMLGHPEVWRTVALSTVALTLWTLVGVGVGSAISNQVAALVVLLAFTQFVEPIARTGLTAGLGAAGTRIAQFLPGAAGDALAEGSIYSLMAPGTLAPWWQGALVLLGYAVILTVVGRLTTFRRDID; the protein is encoded by the coding sequence ATGATGCGCGCGGTGCGGCTCGAGGTCGCGAAGTTCTTCTCGACCCGCATGTGGTGGGTCCTGCTCATCCTCATGGGCGGCTACATGGCGCTCCTTGCCGGCGGGATGGGCTTCGCGTTCACGGCCGCGCCGGAGAGCGTCTCCGGGGGCGCCGGCACGGGCACTCCGGCCGCCGACCCACTCGCGACGGCCCGCGCGGTCTATGCGGTCGGCACGACGCTCGGCTACGTCTTCCCCGCGATCATCGGCACGCTCGCCGTGACGGGCGACCTGCGGCACCGCACGATCGTCCCGACGCTCCTCGCAGACCCTTCGCGCACGCGACTGCTCGTCGCCAAGCATCTCGGCGCCCTGCCCGTCGGGATCGCGTACGGGCTCGTGGGCTCGCTCGCGGCGCTCGGCGCGGGTGCTGCGCTCATCACGCTCGGCGGCGGCGACCCGATGCTCGGCCACCCCGAGGTGTGGCGGACCGTCGCACTCTCGACCGTCGCACTCACGCTGTGGACGCTCGTCGGCGTCGGCGTCGGCTCGGCCATCAGCAACCAGGTCGCGGCGCTCGTCGTCCTGCTCGCCTTCACGCAGTTCGTCGAGCCGATCGCACGGACGGGCCTGACGGCCGGCCTCGGTGCCGCGGGGACGAGGATCGCGCAGTTCCTGCCGGGCGCGGCGGGCGACGCGCTCGCCGAGGGGTCGATCTACTCGCTCATGGCACCGGGGACGCTCGCGCCGTGGTGGCAGGGGGCTCTCGTCCTGCTCGGCTACGCGGTGATCCTCACCGTCGTCGGCAGGCTCACGACCTTCCGTCGCGACATCGACTGA